One part of the Paramormyrops kingsleyae isolate MSU_618 chromosome 2, PKINGS_0.4, whole genome shotgun sequence genome encodes these proteins:
- the hscb gene encoding iron-sulfur cluster co-chaperone protein HscB isoform X3, which yields MQALCKAGLRCLSWGVRNVTPSFSSRLPYLKMVPTMSSAATVALKSTGGLGSALLGSDAPDCPIKPGTVLGGRPRRGLCATPGNRSCWSCGAALGATPVFFCPDCEVVQSPDDRSTYFDIMDCDKSFSVDIRKLQRRYIHLQRSLHPDNFSQKSQREQEYSETQTALINKAYRTLQKPLSRGLYMLELGGVRLEEETGSVADQHHLLEVMELNERLAKTQNIEEANDIGLSVRGKLENLTEQVNTSFRKGDLQSAKVLLAQMKYFVNVEEKVEQ from the exons ATGCAAGCGCTGTGCAAGGCCGGCCTTAGGTGCCTTTCTTGGGGCGTCCGGAATGTAACGCCGTCATTTTCCTCCAGGCTGCCCTACTTGAAGATGGTGCCTACTATGTCGTCGGCCGCGACCGTCGCCTTAAAAAGCACAGGCGGACTAGGCTCTGCATTGCTTGGGAGCGATGCACCGGACTGCCCTATTAAGCCCGGCACGGTGCTTGGCGGCCGACCACGCAGGGGTCTGTGTGCCACTCCGGGGAATCGGAGCTGCTGGAGTTGTGGGGCGGCTCTGGGCGCCACCCCTGTTTTCTTCTGCCCGGACTGCGAGGTGGTGCAGTCCCCCGATGATCGTTCGACCTACTTCGACATTATGGACTG TGACAAGTCATTTTCAGTAGACATCAGAAAGCTGCAGCGGAGATACATACACCTTCAGCGATCTCTCCACCCCGACAACTTTAGCCAGAAGTCTCAG AGAGAACAAGAGTACTCAGAGACACAGACTGCACTAATAAATAAAGCGTATAGGACACTTCAGAAACCTTTAAGTCGTGGCCTTTATATG CTGGAGCTAGGGGGCGTGCGTCTGGAGGAAGAGACGGGTTCTGTGGCAGATCAGCACCATCTCCTGGAAGTCATGGAGCTGAACGAGCGCCTGGCAAAGACACAGAACATAGAGGAAGCCAACGACATCGGCCTTTCAGTCAGAG GCAAGCTGGAAAATCTGACAGAACAAGTTAATACATCCTTCCGGAAAG GAGACCTTCAGTCTGCAAAAGTTCTTCTGGCCCAGATGAAGTACTTTGTAAATGTTGAGGAGAAG GTGGAGCAGTGA
- the hscb gene encoding iron-sulfur cluster co-chaperone protein HscB isoform X1, whose product MQALCKAGLRCLSWGVRNVTPSFSSRLPYLKMVPTMSSAATVALKSTGGLGSALLGSDAPDCPIKPGTVLGGRPRRGLCATPGNRSCWSCGAALGATPVFFCPDCEVVQSPDDRSTYFDIMDCDKSFSVDIRKLQRRYIHLQRSLHPDNFSQKSQREQEYSETQTALINKAYRTLQKPLSRGLYMLELGGVRLEEETGSVADQHHLLEVMELNERLAKTQNIEEANDIGLSVRGKLENLTEQVNTSFRKGDLQSAKVLLAQMKYFVNVEEKESIKWGMSGSPEPDQMIIPAE is encoded by the exons ATGCAAGCGCTGTGCAAGGCCGGCCTTAGGTGCCTTTCTTGGGGCGTCCGGAATGTAACGCCGTCATTTTCCTCCAGGCTGCCCTACTTGAAGATGGTGCCTACTATGTCGTCGGCCGCGACCGTCGCCTTAAAAAGCACAGGCGGACTAGGCTCTGCATTGCTTGGGAGCGATGCACCGGACTGCCCTATTAAGCCCGGCACGGTGCTTGGCGGCCGACCACGCAGGGGTCTGTGTGCCACTCCGGGGAATCGGAGCTGCTGGAGTTGTGGGGCGGCTCTGGGCGCCACCCCTGTTTTCTTCTGCCCGGACTGCGAGGTGGTGCAGTCCCCCGATGATCGTTCGACCTACTTCGACATTATGGACTG TGACAAGTCATTTTCAGTAGACATCAGAAAGCTGCAGCGGAGATACATACACCTTCAGCGATCTCTCCACCCCGACAACTTTAGCCAGAAGTCTCAG AGAGAACAAGAGTACTCAGAGACACAGACTGCACTAATAAATAAAGCGTATAGGACACTTCAGAAACCTTTAAGTCGTGGCCTTTATATG CTGGAGCTAGGGGGCGTGCGTCTGGAGGAAGAGACGGGTTCTGTGGCAGATCAGCACCATCTCCTGGAAGTCATGGAGCTGAACGAGCGCCTGGCAAAGACACAGAACATAGAGGAAGCCAACGACATCGGCCTTTCAGTCAGAG GCAAGCTGGAAAATCTGACAGAACAAGTTAATACATCCTTCCGGAAAG GAGACCTTCAGTCTGCAAAAGTTCTTCTGGCCCAGATGAAGTACTTTGTAAATGTTGAGGAGAAG GAGTCTATAAAATGGGGAATGAGCGGAAGCCCTGAGCCCGATCAAATGATCATTCCTGCAGAATGA
- the hscb gene encoding iron-sulfur cluster co-chaperone protein HscB isoform X2: protein MQALCKAGLRCLSWGVRNVTPSFSSRLPYLKMVPTMSSAATVALKSTGGLGSALLGSDAPDCPIKPGTVLGGRPRRGLCATPGNRSCWSCGAALGATPVFFCPDCEVVQSPDDRSTYFDIMDCDKSFSVDIRKLQRRYIHLQRSLHPDNFSQKSQREQEYSETQTALINKAYRTLQKPLSRGLYMLELGGVRLEEETGSVADQHHLLEVMELNERLAKTQNIEEANDIGLSVRGKLENLTEQVNTSFRKGDLQSAKVLLAQMKYFVNVEEKVKDKLSESL, encoded by the exons ATGCAAGCGCTGTGCAAGGCCGGCCTTAGGTGCCTTTCTTGGGGCGTCCGGAATGTAACGCCGTCATTTTCCTCCAGGCTGCCCTACTTGAAGATGGTGCCTACTATGTCGTCGGCCGCGACCGTCGCCTTAAAAAGCACAGGCGGACTAGGCTCTGCATTGCTTGGGAGCGATGCACCGGACTGCCCTATTAAGCCCGGCACGGTGCTTGGCGGCCGACCACGCAGGGGTCTGTGTGCCACTCCGGGGAATCGGAGCTGCTGGAGTTGTGGGGCGGCTCTGGGCGCCACCCCTGTTTTCTTCTGCCCGGACTGCGAGGTGGTGCAGTCCCCCGATGATCGTTCGACCTACTTCGACATTATGGACTG TGACAAGTCATTTTCAGTAGACATCAGAAAGCTGCAGCGGAGATACATACACCTTCAGCGATCTCTCCACCCCGACAACTTTAGCCAGAAGTCTCAG AGAGAACAAGAGTACTCAGAGACACAGACTGCACTAATAAATAAAGCGTATAGGACACTTCAGAAACCTTTAAGTCGTGGCCTTTATATG CTGGAGCTAGGGGGCGTGCGTCTGGAGGAAGAGACGGGTTCTGTGGCAGATCAGCACCATCTCCTGGAAGTCATGGAGCTGAACGAGCGCCTGGCAAAGACACAGAACATAGAGGAAGCCAACGACATCGGCCTTTCAGTCAGAG GCAAGCTGGAAAATCTGACAGAACAAGTTAATACATCCTTCCGGAAAG GAGACCTTCAGTCTGCAAAAGTTCTTCTGGCCCAGATGAAGTACTTTGTAAATGTTGAGGAGAAGGTGAAGGATAAACTTTCCGAATCCTTGTGA